The region TCAACTCCGACATCCTATCATCGGAAACCAATGATGATGGCTGTTGATTCAGGTAGTGGGGTCTTTGTTGAAAAACCTTGGGCTGAAAGTCTAGAAGGTTTTGCTGATTTCAGAGATGGCATTATTGCCAAAGACCTCCCTTTCATGATTTCCTTTCAGCGGCGGTTTCATCCGCTTATCGCCAGAGCTCGTAAGGCTGTGGTATCGGGCGCAATTGGAATGCCGATAGCCGCGACGTTCACAG is a window of Nitrospinota bacterium DNA encoding:
- a CDS encoding Gfo/Idh/MocA family oxidoreductase, with product MSFSKVLFVGLGGAGQRHLRIIRELLPSNVAYLAYRQTGATPLLRQDFSVDEQNTVEKQYGLKTFDSLESAFAEGPDLTVISTPTSYHRKPMMMAVDSGSGVFVEKPWAESLEGFADFRDGIIAKDLPFMISFQRRFHPLIARARKAVVSGAIGMPIAATFT